The Desulfatitalea tepidiphila genome window below encodes:
- a CDS encoding OsmC family protein, whose translation MTNTAVKAERPNVVNGVNVDELFGTIDAVKTAPVIAKFKFKAENQWVDGGHNRTTIKNFYGTQQEHQRREPFVLDADEPPILLGRDMGPNPVEYALTALAACVTSSIVYHAAAKGITIRAMESRLEGDIDLQGFLGIRDDVPRGYQEIRMYVTIDADASPEKLAEIVALGPQYSPVFDTITRAVPVKVQLEK comes from the coding sequence ATGACAAATACAGCCGTCAAAGCCGAAAGGCCGAATGTCGTCAATGGGGTCAATGTCGATGAATTGTTCGGTACCATCGATGCCGTCAAGACCGCACCTGTCATTGCCAAGTTCAAATTCAAAGCGGAAAACCAGTGGGTGGACGGCGGCCACAATCGGACCACCATCAAGAACTTCTACGGCACCCAGCAGGAACACCAGCGCCGGGAGCCGTTTGTGCTGGATGCCGACGAACCGCCGATCCTGCTGGGCCGGGACATGGGGCCCAACCCCGTGGAGTACGCCCTGACCGCCTTGGCCGCATGCGTCACCTCCTCCATCGTCTACCATGCGGCAGCCAAGGGAATAACCATCCGCGCCATGGAATCACGCCTGGAAGGCGATATCGATCTTCAGGGGTTTCTGGGGATTCGGGATGATGTGCCCCGCGGATACCAGGAGATCCGGATGTACGTCACCATCGATGCCGACGCATCCCCCGAAAAGCTCGCGGAGATCGTGGCGCTGGGACCGCAATACTCGCCGGTCTTCGACACGATCACCCGGGCCGTACCGGTGAAGGTGCAGTTGGAGAAATAA
- a CDS encoding serine/threonine-protein kinase, which yields MTASKPIQESDAAPLFDTGSVIEGKWLLMERIGKGGMGEVYRAHQLNLKRDVAIKLISENLLQELEENPEEIETAFGRFEREVQVMARVRHPNVLQIYDYGSVAVQRGGRQIPVAYITMEYIPGNTFRYTMSETGFDDEEALLVVWLREYFLQVLEGVQAIHGFGIVHRDLKPENILMDGETPKIADFGLARTMQMPAVSNSWDVKGTWPYMAPEQFSDFRRAGREADIYALGKILFEAIHGRMDPKQLPFKSVGLDDPRTPLLVALDGIIRRATSEEKHLRHQSVAELQLDVAAALKARECEISAAALPAPPMVRWIWAGIVAAVLAVAAMTAYHLFGLLEGRPSAPNQRAVQAPAGSAREDRGKPAPTRLAADGRTMHLVPAAADRPAFYTDLSPVTFHHYLEFLNSVADRLGVADGVVKHGEEIWIYLGDGSAPHEQVIYQNGSFQLRDARWAARPVVRVTWLGARAYARHYRKQLPDLVQWRAIMTAYPPSPAGGTLDRSGSTPDPHAHMMTSLPNDAGGSPVLSSGTAFGASVDVNKEWIVARADKRDDRLTSRIASWPRDGGIAPPLQRQAWEGFVDVGFRTIALLD from the coding sequence ATGACGGCTTCTAAACCCATACAAGAATCCGATGCGGCACCGCTCTTCGATACCGGCAGCGTGATCGAAGGCAAGTGGCTGCTGATGGAGCGCATCGGCAAGGGCGGCATGGGCGAAGTGTATCGCGCCCATCAGCTCAATCTCAAGCGCGATGTGGCCATCAAACTGATTTCGGAGAATCTGCTCCAGGAACTGGAGGAAAATCCGGAAGAGATCGAGACGGCCTTCGGCCGCTTCGAGCGGGAAGTACAGGTCATGGCCCGGGTGCGCCACCCCAATGTGCTCCAGATTTACGACTATGGTTCGGTGGCCGTGCAGCGCGGCGGCCGTCAGATACCGGTGGCGTACATTACCATGGAGTACATCCCGGGCAATACGTTTCGCTACACCATGTCCGAAACGGGTTTCGATGACGAAGAAGCGCTGCTGGTCGTTTGGCTGCGCGAATACTTCCTGCAGGTGCTGGAGGGGGTGCAGGCGATTCACGGCTTCGGCATTGTCCACCGCGACCTGAAGCCCGAAAACATTCTCATGGATGGGGAAACGCCCAAGATCGCAGATTTCGGTCTGGCCCGCACCATGCAGATGCCAGCCGTATCCAATTCCTGGGATGTCAAGGGGACCTGGCCCTACATGGCGCCCGAACAGTTTTCCGATTTTCGGCGGGCGGGGCGCGAGGCCGATATCTATGCCCTGGGCAAGATCCTTTTCGAGGCGATCCATGGCAGAATGGATCCCAAACAGCTGCCGTTCAAATCGGTGGGATTGGATGATCCCCGAACGCCGCTGCTGGTCGCCCTCGACGGCATCATTCGCCGGGCCACCAGCGAAGAGAAGCATCTGCGGCATCAAAGCGTCGCAGAGTTGCAATTGGACGTGGCGGCGGCCCTTAAAGCCCGGGAGTGCGAAATCAGCGCTGCCGCGCTCCCGGCACCTCCCATGGTACGATGGATCTGGGCGGGAATCGTCGCCGCCGTGCTGGCGGTGGCCGCCATGACGGCGTACCATCTCTTCGGCCTCCTCGAAGGGCGGCCGTCGGCGCCAAATCAGCGGGCCGTTCAAGCGCCGGCCGGTTCAGCCCGGGAAGATCGCGGCAAGCCGGCACCGACCCGCTTGGCCGCCGACGGCCGCACCATGCACCTGGTTCCGGCCGCAGCCGACCGGCCCGCGTTCTACACCGATCTCTCTCCGGTGACCTTTCACCACTACCTGGAGTTTTTGAATTCGGTCGCGGACCGGTTGGGCGTGGCCGACGGCGTGGTGAAGCACGGGGAAGAGATATGGATCTACCTGGGGGACGGCAGTGCCCCCCACGAACAGGTGATCTACCAGAACGGCTCTTTCCAGCTTCGCGATGCGCGCTGGGCGGCCCGACCGGTGGTGCGCGTCACCTGGCTTGGCGCGCGCGCCTACGCACGCCATTACCGGAAACAATTGCCGGACTTGGTGCAGTGGCGCGCAATCATGACCGCTTATCCACCGTCGCCGGCCGGAGGGACGCTCGACCGTTCAGGATCGACCCCGGACCCGCACGCGCATATGATGACGTCCCTGCCGAACGATGCGGGCGGCAGTCCTGTGCTTTCCAGTGGTACGGCGTTTGGGGCATCGGTCGATGTGAACAAGGAGTGGATAGTCGCCAGGGCGGATAAAAGAGACGACCGCTTGACGAGCCGAATCGCCTCGTGGCCGCGCGACGGCGGCATCGCCCCCCCCTTGCAGCGCCAGGCCTGGGAGGGGTTCGTTGACGTGGGCTTCAGGACGATCGCACTTCTGGATTAG
- a CDS encoding PP2C family protein-serine/threonine phosphatase — translation MGASTAGLELDMGFCTDIGLVRADNEDAVFISPPAAVEGENPRGRLVAVADGMGGHSGGGLASALACGALNAFYQRPLNEAPPWTAAALERHLVETVLRVDRLVRRMASGRKGLCHMGTTLSCLLLTTNCSIVAHVGDSRIYRWRREHLTCLTTDHTFVQEMIFEGEVDPESAHLHPLRHLLTNVVGTIEPLSHVDHRIDRIQAGDRFLLCSDGLHNVLTPEVLATVLARGHDADRTAKALVAAALERQTADNVTALIVTVKEHDGF, via the coding sequence ATGGGTGCTTCTACCGCCGGTCTCGAGCTGGATATGGGATTTTGCACCGACATCGGGTTGGTTCGCGCCGACAACGAGGACGCCGTGTTTATTTCTCCGCCCGCGGCTGTGGAGGGCGAAAACCCCAGAGGCCGGCTGGTGGCCGTGGCGGATGGCATGGGCGGGCATAGCGGTGGCGGCTTAGCAAGCGCTCTTGCCTGCGGGGCGCTGAACGCATTCTACCAGCGGCCGCTGAACGAAGCGCCGCCGTGGACGGCCGCAGCGCTCGAGCGCCATCTGGTCGAAACCGTCCTGCGCGTCGATCGTCTTGTGCGCCGCATGGCGTCTGGCCGGAAAGGCCTGTGCCACATGGGCACCACGCTCTCCTGCCTGCTGCTGACAACGAACTGCAGCATTGTCGCCCACGTGGGCGACAGCCGGATCTATCGCTGGCGCCGGGAGCATTTGACCTGCCTGACGACCGATCACACCTTCGTTCAGGAGATGATTTTCGAGGGGGAAGTGGATCCGGAAAGCGCCCATCTGCATCCGCTGCGCCACCTGTTGACCAACGTCGTCGGAACGATTGAACCTCTCTCGCATGTGGACCACCGCATCGATCGGATTCAGGCCGGCGACCGGTTCTTGCTCTGCAGTGACGGCCTGCACAACGTCCTGACGCCCGAGGTGCTCGCCACCGTGCTGGCCCGTGGCCATGATGCCGACCGAACGGCCAAGGCGCTGGTGGCCGCGGCCCTGGAGAGACAAACAGCGGACAACGTGACCGCCTTGATCGTGACCGTGAAGGAACATGACGGCTTCTAA